One window of the Acidimicrobiales bacterium genome contains the following:
- a CDS encoding sortase: MFVRVLGGIGRTLIAAGVIILLFTGYQLWGTGIQHARAQSALDADFFEALEQANTTLATPAPTAEPTSAPSGEPNGEPEPEPDPFELTLSTLQSDFDAAGIGFESMSPELVELLSLLYPDAGEALLRITIPAIGVDETVVEGVGVEDLRKGPGHYSTTPLPGQDGNAAIAGHRTTYGAPFHDIDQLEPGDEIVVQTIQGTFTYEVMAQESADGTQKGHLIVPPSATEVLRDFGDDRLTLTACHPKYSARQRIIVHAELVGEPVVTFPRPGQVTVADQTEPPEIASEFDDGGDDDGSATAGADADSTTGDPAAPDGPAGDGSASSAGDPGDGETGDAGDDTFVISQTPVSSEGFGSGLGGDLGAIPPAASWAVAAGSIWLAAWFVGRRWRRWPSYALGIVPFLVVLFFSFEQVDRALPAY; the protein is encoded by the coding sequence ATGTTCGTCAGGGTTCTCGGTGGCATCGGACGCACGCTCATCGCGGCCGGCGTGATCATCCTCCTGTTCACCGGCTACCAGCTGTGGGGAACCGGAATTCAGCACGCCCGGGCCCAGAGCGCCCTCGACGCCGACTTCTTCGAGGCGCTCGAACAGGCCAACACGACGCTGGCGACGCCTGCGCCGACGGCGGAACCGACATCTGCACCGTCCGGAGAGCCGAACGGGGAACCCGAGCCCGAACCCGACCCCTTCGAGCTGACCCTGAGCACCCTGCAGTCGGACTTCGACGCGGCGGGCATCGGTTTCGAGTCGATGTCACCGGAGCTCGTCGAACTCCTGTCGCTGCTGTACCCCGACGCCGGCGAGGCACTCCTGCGGATCACGATCCCGGCGATCGGCGTCGACGAGACGGTCGTCGAAGGGGTGGGGGTCGAAGACCTGCGGAAGGGTCCCGGCCACTATTCGACGACACCACTGCCCGGCCAGGACGGCAACGCTGCGATCGCCGGCCACCGGACAACCTACGGGGCGCCGTTCCACGACATCGACCAGCTCGAGCCGGGCGACGAGATCGTCGTCCAGACCATCCAGGGAACCTTCACCTACGAAGTGATGGCTCAGGAATCAGCCGACGGCACCCAGAAGGGTCATCTGATCGTGCCGCCGTCGGCCACGGAGGTGCTGCGGGACTTCGGCGACGACCGGCTGACCCTCACCGCGTGTCACCCCAAGTACAGCGCCCGCCAGCGCATCATCGTCCATGCCGAACTGGTCGGCGAACCCGTGGTGACGTTCCCGCGTCCGGGCCAGGTCACGGTGGCCGACCAGACCGAGCCACCCGAGATCGCGTCCGAGTTCGACGACGGCGGGGACGACGACGGGTCGGCGACGGCCGGTGCAGACGCGGACAGCACCACAGGCGACCCCGCGGCGCCCGACGGGCCCGCCGGAGACGGGTCCGCCTCGTCGGCTGGAGACCCGGGCGACGGCGAAACCGGCGATGCCGGGGACGACACCTTCGTGATCTCACAGACGCCGGTCTCCTCGGAGGGCTTCGGATCCGGACTCGGCGGCGACCTCGGTGCGATCCCGCCGGCCGCGTCCTGGGCCGTCGCGGCGGGCTCCATCTGGTTGGCGGCGTGGTTCGTCGGGCGACGGTGGCGGCGCTGGCCGTCCTACGCGCTCGGGATCGTGCCCTTCCTCGTCGTCTTGTTCTTCTCTTTCGAGCAGGTCGACCGGGCCCTACCGGCGTACTGA
- a CDS encoding septum formation family protein: protein MSRPALFAIIVLCVVAVTACSGSSGDDASGDGGATDEPRLVSQTPDVATTIPGSADNGVDGPALDAHAEPVLEGRVTNRYDLAVGECFNEYVLDFTDGGSEDITTVVDCRGVHDAEVYHQFTVAGDQGAAYPGEDELDALAESECYQRFGEFVGVPYEVSELGLGYLRPTVETWTGAGVHREVTCYVEPYDSSLRLEGGSVAGRGL from the coding sequence ATGTCCCGCCCGGCCCTCTTCGCCATCATCGTGCTCTGCGTCGTCGCTGTGACGGCGTGTTCGGGCTCGTCGGGTGATGACGCGTCCGGCGACGGCGGCGCCACCGACGAACCCCGGCTCGTCTCCCAGACCCCCGACGTCGCGACGACGATCCCCGGATCCGCCGACAACGGCGTCGACGGTCCCGCTCTCGACGCCCATGCGGAACCGGTCCTCGAAGGCCGCGTGACCAACCGCTACGACCTGGCTGTCGGCGAGTGCTTCAACGAGTACGTCCTGGACTTCACCGACGGGGGCTCCGAGGACATCACCACCGTCGTCGACTGCCGGGGTGTGCACGACGCGGAGGTCTACCACCAGTTCACCGTGGCGGGCGACCAGGGTGCCGCGTACCCCGGCGAGGACGAACTGGACGCTCTCGCCGAGTCGGAGTGCTATCAGCGTTTCGGGGAGTTCGTGGGGGTCCCCTACGAGGTGTCCGAACTCGGGCTCGGCTACCTGCGGCCCACCGTGGAGACATGGACGGGGGCGGGCGTGCACCGTGAGGTCACGTGCTACGTGGAACCCTACGACTCGAGTCTGCGCCTCGAGGGCGGCTCGGTGGCCGGCCGCGGCCTCTGA